From the genome of Methanobrevibacter smithii ATCC 35061, one region includes:
- the prf1 gene encoding peptide chain release factor aRF-1 has translation MAEVSSKELYKFKKTLKELSEKKGRGTELVSVYIPHDKQISDVGKQMRDELGQSANIKSKQTRKNVQSAIEVIMQRIRLFKAAPENGLVLFVGMIPRGGPGTEKMETYVFEPPEPITTYWYQCNNEFFLEPLEYMIEERETYGLAVIDRKEATIATLRGKKVNILNHLTSGVPGKHKAGGQSQRRFDRVIDLAAHEFKKRIGEHMNEDFLALEELEGVIIGGPGFTKEEFVKGDYLNYEIKDKIIATVDTSYTGEFGIREVIDKSADILNDLDVMQEKKVVQKFLHELVKDKGLASYGEREVRTNLIMGAVDTLLLSEDLTAMRKVFKCPSCGNEEEITVKSQSEADKLEKPCSNCGEILKEESSQTLIEDFVEKAEEMNSEVELISTETEEGMQLLRAFGGVAAILRYHVG, from the coding sequence ATGGCAGAAGTATCATCAAAAGAATTATATAAATTTAAAAAAACTTTAAAAGAGTTATCAGAGAAAAAAGGTAGAGGTACAGAGCTTGTTTCCGTTTATATTCCTCATGATAAACAAATTAGTGATGTTGGTAAACAAATGAGGGATGAACTCGGACAAAGTGCTAACATCAAGAGTAAGCAAACAAGAAAGAATGTACAGTCAGCTATTGAAGTAATTATGCAAAGGATAAGATTATTTAAAGCAGCTCCTGAAAATGGACTGGTTCTTTTTGTAGGTATGATTCCAAGAGGAGGTCCAGGAACTGAAAAAATGGAAACTTATGTTTTTGAACCTCCGGAACCTATTACAACTTACTGGTACCAGTGTAACAATGAGTTTTTCTTAGAACCTCTTGAGTATATGATTGAAGAAAGGGAAACTTATGGTTTGGCAGTTATTGACAGAAAAGAAGCTACAATAGCTACTTTAAGAGGTAAAAAAGTAAACATTTTAAACCATTTGACAAGTGGTGTTCCGGGAAAACACAAAGCAGGAGGTCAATCACAAAGAAGGTTTGATCGTGTAATTGATTTGGCTGCTCATGAGTTTAAAAAACGTATCGGAGAACACATGAATGAAGATTTCTTAGCTTTGGAAGAACTTGAAGGAGTTATTATTGGAGGTCCAGGTTTTACAAAAGAAGAATTTGTAAAAGGTGATTATCTTAACTACGAAATTAAAGATAAAATCATAGCTACTGTAGATACTTCATATACTGGGGAATTTGGTATTAGGGAAGTAATAGACAAATCTGCAGATATTTTAAATGATTTGGATGTTATGCAGGAGAAAAAAGTAGTTCAAAAATTCCTCCATGAGTTAGTTAAAGATAAAGGGCTTGCTTCTTATGGTGAAAGGGAAGTCAGGACTAACTTAATTATGGGTGCAGTTGACACATTATTATTATCTGAAGATTTAACTGCAATGCGTAAAGTTTTCAAATGTCCTAGCTGCGGCAATGAAGAGGAAATTACTGTCAAATCTCAAAGTGAAGCAGATAAACTTGAAAAACCATGTTCCAATTGTGGTGAAATTTTAAAAGAAGAATCTTCACAAACTTTAATTGAAGATTTTGTTGAAAAAGCTGAAGAAATGAATTCTGAAGTTGAGCTTATTTCTACAGAAACTGAAGAAGGTATGCAACTCTTAAGAGCATTTGGTGGAGTTGCAGCGATTTTAAGATACCATGTTGGATAA